The nucleotide sequence TGGCGACCTTGCGCGAAGCCGAGCGAGTCTCGTGCGCGAGGTCGTCGCCGATCTCCTCGACCTCGCCGGCGAGGTCGACCGCGGCGTCGGAGACCTTGCGGGCGGCCTTCTCGCCGACCGAGCGGGTGCCCTTGGTGACCTTGCCGAGCACGGTGTCGATGCGCTCACGGGCGTCGGTGGTCGCGCCCTCGACCCGGTCCTGCGCGGTGCTGATCGCGTCTTCGAGCTGCTCGATGGCCTTCTTGACCTGCGGCTGCGCGGCGATCTTGTCCCACGCCTGCTCGCCGGACTCGGCCAGCTTGTTGTACAGCTTCAGCGCGGCTTCGGTGTACTCGTCGATGACCTTGCGCAGTTCGGCCGGGTCCAGCTTCTCGCGGAGGCCCTCGACGTCGTGCGGGAGCTCCTCGATGTTCTTGCGGGCGGTCTCGCTGCCCTCGACGACCTTCTCCTTGGCCTTGGACACGGCGTCGACGACGGCCTGGCCCGCCAGGTTGCCGGCGCCCAGCGCGGCCAGCAGCGGCGTGCGGACCTGGTCGAGGGCGGTGTGCTTGCGGTCGGTCTTGGTGGCCGTGGTCATGCTGACTCCTTGGTTTCTGTGACTTGGTCTTCGGTTTTCGCCTTGGCCGCCACCGCGGGTTTCGCGGCGGCGTTCTCGCGGCGGAACGATTCGTAGACGTCGAGCAGGACCTGTTTCTGCCGTTCGGTCAGCTCGATGTCGGCGCGGATCGCGTCGCCGACCGGGCCGCCCGTGGGCAGATCGAGGATTCCCGCTTGCACGTAGAGCGCCTCGGCCGAGATGCGCAGGCCCTTGGCGATCTGCTGGAGGATCTCCGCGCTGGGCTTGCGGACCCCGCGCTCGATCTGGCTCAGGTACGGATTGGACACGCCGGCGAGTTTCGACAGCTGCCGCAAGGAGATCTTCGCGTTGCTGCGCTGCTGGCGGATGTACTCGCCGATGTCGGAAGCGATGTCCGCGACCTTCTCCATCGGTCCACCCGATGCGGGCTGATCCCGGTCGATGTCTGACATCGGTCACCTCCTCGCGACGTCTCCAACGCTACGCGCGGGTGCTAGCAATTGCAAGCACTCTGCTTGCAACCATCGGGTGTGTTGGCCCTCACCCCGCTACCGTGGGGGGATGTCGAACGCGACGCGGCTGCGACGGCGCCTCGTCGAGCATCTGCTCGCCGAGGGCGTGCTGCACGACGCGCGCTGGATGACCGCGTTCCGCTCCGTGCCGAGACACGTCTTCCTGCCGCGGTTCTTCGTCCCGGCGGCGAACGGCTGGGCCGCGGTCGAAAGCGGCGACGACGAATGGCTCCGGCGCGTGTACTCCCCCGATGTGCTGGTCGTCCAGCTCGACGACGACTCGGGACTCTGGGAACGGGCGCGTTATCTCGGCGCCCAGCCGGGAACGCCGACGAGTTCGTCCAGCCAGCCGTCGATCATGGCGATCATGCTCGAAGAGCTCCGGGTCGCCGACGGACATCGCGTACTGGAGATCGGCACGGGCACCGGCTACAACACCGCCCTGCTGTGTCATCGGCTCGGATCCGGGCTCGTGTACACGGTGGACATCGATCCGGAGCTGGTCGACGCCGCGCGCAAACGCTTGGCGGAGATCGGGTACGCGCCCTCGTGCGCGGCGGCCGACGGCGCCGAGGGTTTTCCGGCGGGTGTCCTCTACGACCGGGTGCTGTGCACCTGTTCGGTGTCGTCGATCCCGCCGGCGTGGCTGGAGCAGACGATGCCGGGCGGGCTGATCGTCACCACGCTGAACCGGCCGATCGGCGGCGGACTCGTCCGGATCGTCGCGGGCGAGGGCGCGACGGGACAGGGGCGGGTGCTCGCCCGCGACGGTCGCTTCATGCCACTGCGCGCACACCGCTTCAAGCCGTCGAAGGCGCTCGAAGGCGATGTCTCTTGGCGGCCGACCCGGCTGCCGATGGGCGTGCTCACCGAAGTCCGCAGCCGCTTCGAGTTCTTCGCCGGACTTCACCTTCCGGGCGTGACGGCCGCGCGGGCGGGGCAGAGCACCACGCTGGTCCATCCGGACGGCTCATGGCTGCGGCATCGGCAGCGGGGCGGCGGGTTCGAAGTGGCCGAAGGAGGCCCGCGGCGGCTGTGGGAGATCGTCGAAGCGGCGCACGAAGACTGGCTCGGCCTCGGTGAGCCGGGGCGGGACCGGTTCGGGCTCAGCCTCGACGGCGAGGACCAGGTGATCTGGCTGGATTCACCCGACGGCCGCACTTGGCCGCTGCGCCCCTGAAAGCAGGCTTCGCACCCACTTCTCGACGTGGTCGACGGCGTCGTCCACCGGGATGTGCGTGGTGTCGAACAACTCGACCGGCGGATCCATCGAGGGCGCTTCCGCTTGCAGCCACTCGTTGAACTCCAGCATCTCCTCGACCCGCTCCTCGTCCCATTCGCGCCAGGCCGGGCGGGCGAGCAAACGCTTGCGCAGCGCGTCGGGCTCGCTGACGAGGGCCAAGTAGTGGATGTCGGAGAAGAAGACGCGCTCGGGCAGCCGCTCGAACTCGGGCGGCGCGACGGTGCCGCAGAGCACGACCGGCCGCCCGTTCTGGTGCAGCATCGCCGCCATCCGCAACCAGGTCGAGCGGAACGCGGGATGGCCGGGAACGTCGTCACGCAACGCCCCGGTCCACAACACGTCCTGCTCGACCACGAGCGCGAGATCGCCGAGCCGGTCCGCCAGCCGCGGCCCGACCGTCGACTTACCGGCGCCGCTCGGCCCGGTCAGCGCGAACAACGGAAGCCGCCGGAACGGCCACTGGTGGGCGCATACCGCGCACACCAGCAGCCCGTTCTCGACTCGTGGCCGTTCGGCGCGATCGCCGCAGGCCGGGCAGATCTTGAGATCGAGGACCACGGTCAGTCGAACAGGCCCTCGAGGAAGCCGCCCTTGCGACGCTTGTGGCCGTAGCCGTGCGGCGAATCCGCGTAGCCGCCGCGGTGTCCCCTGGGCGAGTCCGCGTAGCCGCCGCGGTAGCCCTTCGGCGAATCCGCGTAGCCGCCGCGATGCGGCCGCGGGGAGTCCGGCCGTCCGTAGTGCGGAGCCGGCGCGTGTCCACCTCCCTGGTACGGCGGGGGCGGCTGGTGCCCGCCGCCGTAGTACGAGTTCTCGGCACCGGCGATGGCTTCCAGCTCACCCCGGTCCAGGAAGATGCCGCGGCACCCCTGGCACTGGTCGATGTGGATGCCGTTCTTGTCGACGGTCTTCATGGCGTTCTGGCACTTCGGACAAATCACGTATCAGAGATTACGCATTTTTCTCGTCCGAGGTCAGCAGGCGCACAGACAAAACGGGTGCCCGGCCGGATCCGCGTACACGCGGAAGGTCTCCGGCGAGTCGTCGAGCAGCTTCGCGCCGATCTTCAGCGCGCGCTCGTGCGCGGCCTCCATGTCGGTGACGTCGAGGTCGACGTGGGCCTGCTGCGGGTTCTCGGCGGACGGCCACGCGGGCGGCCGGTGGTCGGGCACGCGCTGGAACGAGAACCGCGCGCCGCCCTCCGGGTTCCGCAGCGTCACCCAATGGCCGTCCTCGGCGACTTCGGCCGCCTCCCAGTCGAGCAGCTCGCGGTAGAACTCCGCGAGCGCGACCGGGTCCGGGCAGTCGAGCGCCACCGCGCCGAAGGTCGGTACCGCACCCATGGTTCAGCCTCCCCAATGATCGAGTAACCAGTGAAATGAGTATGCGGGTTATCGGAGCCGATGACAACCGGTCTCGCCCGTACACTGGGGAAGGTGAACACCGACGCGTCCCTGGTGGTCGAGTTTCTGAACACGGTGAACGTCGAACGCGGCACCGACCTCCTGGATGATCTGGAGTCCTGGCAGCACTGGGCGCGGGATCACCGGCTTCGCGCGGATACCCCCGTGGCCGCACGCGAAACCCGGGACGCGCTGCGCGCCGCGATCGGTGACCCGCGGCTCCCGCGGCCCGGCCTGCGCGCGCCGGCGGAGATAGTCCTCGGTCCGGAAGGGCCGCTTCTCGTCGCGGAAACGGTCTGCGAGGCGGTGATGGCGGCGTCGACGCGGCTGACCGTGCTCGGCGAATGGATCCGGCTCAAGATCTGCCCCGCGGACGACTGCCTGTGGGCGTTCTACGACGAATCGAGGAACCGGTCGAGGACGTGGTGCTCTATGCGGGCCTGCGGGAACCGGGAGAAGGCGCGGGCCTGGCGGGCCCGGACGGCGGACATCTCGACCTGAGCCCGCGGTGTGGACTGAAAGCGTCCTTCACCGCGTCTCACGCGGTGAAGGACGCTTTCGTCGCGTCGCATGCGGCGATGGGCGCTTTCAGTCACCGCGACGTCGCGAAAGCCAGGCGGTCTCAACGTTGCGAAAGCCACTTTCGCAACCCCGGCACCGCCCACCCCGGGAACCCGAGGCACCCGAACGACCACAACTTCTGGTGTCACCCACCCCGGAGTTACCCCCAGGGGTTGTGCACACCGTTAGGCCAATAACGTGAAAAGCTGTGGATAACCCTGGGGATGACTCCACTTCCTGTGGACAACTCCCGGTGAGGCCTCCGGAGTGTGGTATAGGCGCGGTCGCTCAGAAGAGCAGCTGCGCGACCGCGTAGATGACCAGCCCGGCGAGCGCGCCGACCACCGTGCCGTTGATCCGGATGAACTGCAGATCCCGGCCGACCTGGAGCTCGATCTTGCGCGAGGTCTCCTCGGCGTCCCAGCGCTCCACGGTGTCGGTGATGATCGTGGTGATCTCCTTGGAGTAGTGCGTGACCACGTAGGCCGCCGCACCCTCCACCCAGGTGTCCACTTTGGACCGGATGTGGTCGTCGGAGACCAGCCGCCCGCCGAGGGACTCGAGGCCGGTGCGCACGCGGCGCCGCAGCTCGCTCGACGGGTCCTCGGCGGCGTTGAGCAGCATCTCCTTCGCCGTCGCCCACGCCGAGCCGATCAGCTTCTGCACCTCGTCGTGCCCCAGCATCTGGGACTTGACCTGCTCGGCGCGCGCCATCACCTCGGGGTCGGTCTGCAGGTCCTGGGCGAACTCGCCGAGGAACTTGTCCAGCGCCAGCCGCATGGGGTGGTTGACGTCGGTCTTCACCGCCCAGACGAACGACAGCACCTCGCCGTAGACCTTGTCCGCAAGCATCTCGTCGACGAATTTCGGCGACCAGCTCGGCGCCCGGTCCGAAACCACGCGCAGCATCGTCGTGTGGTTGTCCCGCACCCATTCGTAGGCGCGGTCGCACATCAGGTCGACCAGCTTGTGGTGCGCCCCGTCGGCGAACACCCCGGCCAGGATCTTGCCGAGCGGCGGGCCCCACGGCTTGTCCACGATCCGCTTGACCACGGCCTGTTCCATGATCGCCTGGACGTCTTCGTCGCGGAGCACCTTGACCGCCGCCCGGACGACGGTGGCCAGTTCCGACGTCACCCGCTCCGCGTTGGCGGGCTGCGAGAGCCAGCCGCCGAGCCGCTTCGAGACCTCGATCCGGCTCAGTTTCTCGCGGACCACGGTCTCGGACAGGAAGTTCGAGCCGACGAAGTCACCGAGGCTGCTGCCGAGGGCGTCCTTCTTGCTCGGGATGATCGCGGTGTGCGGGATCTTGATCCGCAGCGGATGCCGGAACAGCGCCGTCACCGCGAACCAGTCGGCGAGCGCGCCGACCATCCCGGCTTCGGCGGCGGCGCGGACGTAGCCGACCCAGGCGGGCCAGCCGGCGGCTTCGGCCCAGCTGGTCAGCAGGAAGATCACCGTCGCGCCGAGCAGGAACGACAGCGCGACCATCTTCATCTTGCGCAGGCCGCGGCGCTTCTCGTCCTCGGCGGCGGTTCCACCGGGCGGATCGGCTGGGGTCACCTTGGCGGGCGTCAGTTGCTCCACACCGCCATTGTCCGTGAGGATGGCTCATCGTGCGCGAACCTGTCCTCGTACCCCGCCTCCAGCCCTTCACGTCGACCATCTTCGCGGAGATGACGGCACTGGCCGTCCGCCACGAAGCCGTCAACCTCGGCCAGGGTTTTCCCGACACCGACGGTCCCGCCGGAATGCTCGACGCCGCCAAGAACGCGCTGTTCGGGGGCGCGAACCAGTACCCGCCGGGTCCCGGACGGCCGGAGCTGCGCGCGGCGATCGCGCGGCATCGTCTCCGCTACGGCGTCGAATACGACCCGGACACGGAGATCCTGGTCACCGCCGGCGCCACCGAGGCCATCGCGGCGTCGCTGATCGCGCTGACCCAGGCGGGCGACGAGGTCATCGTCATCGAGCCCTACTACGACTCGTACGCGGCCGCGGTCGCCATGGCGGGTGCGGAGCGGCGTGTCGTCGGCCTGGTGGAACGCGACGGCCGGTTCGCGCTGGACGTCGAGGGCCTGCGCGCCGCGGTGACCGGCCGGACCAGGGCGATCCTGATCAACTCGCCGCACAACCCGACGGGCACGGTCTTCACCCGCGCGGAACTGGAGGCCGTCGCCGCGCTCTGCGTGGAGCACGATCTGATCGCGATCACCGACGAGGTGTACGAGCACCTGGTCTTCGACGACGCCGAGCACCTGCCGCTCGCGACCTTTCCCGGCATGCGCGACCGGACCGTCTCGATCTCCAGCGCGGGCAAGACGTTCAACTGCACCGGCTGGAAGATCGGCTGGGTCTGCGCGAGCCCAGAGCTGGTCGCGGCGGTGAAGGCGGCGAAGCAATTCATCACCTTCGTCTCGGGCGGCCCGTTCCAGCCCGCCGTCGCCCACGCGCTGGACCACGAACTGCCGTGGGCCGAAGACCTGCGCACGAGCCTTCAAGGCAAACGGGACCGGCTCGCGTCGGGTCTCGCGGAGGCCGGGTTCGCGGTCCGGCCGACCGCCGGGACGTACTTCGTCTGCGTCGACGTCCGGCCGCTCGGCTTCGACGACGCCGCCGAACTGGCCTGGGAGCTCCCCGAACGGGTGGGCGTGGCGGCCGTGCCCGTAAAGGTGTTCACCGATCACCCGGAAGAGTGGAAACACCTTCTGCGCTTCGCGTTCTGCAAACGCAACGAGGTCATCGACGAAGCGGTCACCCGATTGCGCAAACTTCGGTGACTCGTCCGATGTTCACGGCACCGTTCACGCCCAGCCGCCCTTTTCGAGGGTCCTTTTGAGCCGGTCCAGGCATCGTCTTCGCAGCCTGCCCACACTGGCCGGGCTGATGCCCAGCTCCCCGGCGAGCTGGGCATAGGACAGCTCCGGCCGGTACGCGAGGAGCCGCATCATTCGCCGATGCGACTCCGGCAGCCGATCGACCGCCGCCCAGAGCGCACGGTCACGTTCGGCGCGGACGACTTCGGCCTCCGGGGTCGTCTCCGCCTCGGGGAGCGGGCGCGGCATTTCGCGCCTGTTCCTGGTGATCATCCGGAGCGCGCGGCGCCGCGCGGTGGTCGTCAGCCAAGCACCGAGCTTCGCTTCGTCGCGTAGTGCGCCGGGCGCGCGAAGCAGGTCCAGCCACGCGTCCTGACAGACGTCCATGGCATCGGCTTCGCTCAGCCGATACGCCTTCAACGCCCTGAGCACCGCCGCCGACAGCGCGTTCACGTCCCACATCCCGGACCCTTCCCTCCCGGCGGCTCGCGGCCGCCGCGCCGATCACCGAACGCGACTTCGACGGCACGCACCGCAGCGAGGATCCGGAAAACATCAGGTCACCGAGGATTTGAGTAGTTCCACCCGTCCCCGGATGGCCGCTCGACCCATACCGAGAGTGATCAACTTCGGTACTCCAGGCACCGGAGCCGGTTGCGTCGTTCCGCCTAACGGGCTGGATCGGCGGCGGCTGAAGTGAAACACTCCCCTCCGGTGCTAAAACTGGTGCAGCCCCGGGGGAACTGCGACCTGGCCGGAAGAGACCCCAAGCAAGATCGAACTCACGCGGGAAACGTGGGTTTCAGGCGCGGACGGTGGTGATTGCTGTGAGTGGTACGGCAGTCGTGCGCCGTGGCGGCCTCACCGCCCCGAAGCGAATCCTTTTCGCGGGCGGACTCGTGCTCACCGGTTGGATCCTCG is from Amycolatopsis lurida and encodes:
- a CDS encoding helix-turn-helix domain-containing protein; protein product: MEKVADIASDIGEYIRQQRSNAKISLRQLSKLAGVSNPYLSQIERGVRKPSAEILQQIAKGLRISAEALYVQAGILDLPTGGPVGDAIRADIELTERQKQVLLDVYESFRRENAAAKPAVAAKAKTEDQVTETKESA
- a CDS encoding AAA family ATPase → MVLDLKICPACGDRAERPRVENGLLVCAVCAHQWPFRRLPLFALTGPSGAGKSTVGPRLADRLGDLALVVEQDVLWTGALRDDVPGHPAFRSTWLRMAAMLHQNGRPVVLCGTVAPPEFERLPERVFFSDIHYLALVSEPDALRKRLLARPAWREWDEERVEEMLEFNEWLQAEAPSMDPPVELFDTTHIPVDDAVDHVEKWVRSLLSGAQRPSAAVG
- a CDS encoding methyltransferase domain-containing protein, giving the protein MSNATRLRRRLVEHLLAEGVLHDARWMTAFRSVPRHVFLPRFFVPAANGWAAVESGDDEWLRRVYSPDVLVVQLDDDSGLWERARYLGAQPGTPTSSSSQPSIMAIMLEELRVADGHRVLEIGTGTGYNTALLCHRLGSGLVYTVDIDPELVDAARKRLAEIGYAPSCAAADGAEGFPAGVLYDRVLCTCSVSSIPPAWLEQTMPGGLIVTTLNRPIGGGLVRIVAGEGATGQGRVLARDGRFMPLRAHRFKPSKALEGDVSWRPTRLPMGVLTEVRSRFEFFAGLHLPGVTAARAGQSTTLVHPDGSWLRHRQRGGGFEVAEGGPRRLWEIVEAAHEDWLGLGEPGRDRFGLSLDGEDQVIWLDSPDGRTWPLRP
- a CDS encoding zf-TFIIB domain-containing protein, giving the protein MICPKCQNAMKTVDKNGIHIDQCQGCRGIFLDRGELEAIAGAENSYYGGGHQPPPPYQGGGHAPAPHYGRPDSPRPHRGGYADSPKGYRGGYADSPRGHRGGYADSPHGYGHKRRKGGFLEGLFD
- a CDS encoding VOC family protein, producing the protein MGAVPTFGAVALDCPDPVALAEFYRELLDWEAAEVAEDGHWVTLRNPEGGARFSFQRVPDHRPPAWPSAENPQQAHVDLDVTDMEAAHERALKIGAKLLDDSPETFRVYADPAGHPFCLCAC
- a CDS encoding sigma-70 family RNA polymerase sigma factor, with protein sequence MWDVNALSAAVLRALKAYRLSEADAMDVCQDAWLDLLRAPGALRDEAKLGAWLTTTARRRALRMITRNRREMPRPLPEAETTPEAEVVRAERDRALWAAVDRLPESHRRMMRLLAYRPELSYAQLAGELGISPASVGRLRRRCLDRLKRTLEKGGWA
- a CDS encoding CGNR zinc finger domain-containing protein gives rise to the protein MTTGLARTLGKVNTDASLVVEFLNTVNVERGTDLLDDLESWQHWARDHRLRADTPVAARETRDALRAAIGDPRLPRPGLRAPAEIVLGPEGPLLVAETVCEAVMAASTRLTVLGEWIRLKICPADDCLWAFYDESRNRSRTWCSMRACGNREKARAWRARTADIST
- a CDS encoding pyridoxal phosphate-dependent aminotransferase, which gives rise to MREPVLVPRLQPFTSTIFAEMTALAVRHEAVNLGQGFPDTDGPAGMLDAAKNALFGGANQYPPGPGRPELRAAIARHRLRYGVEYDPDTEILVTAGATEAIAASLIALTQAGDEVIVIEPYYDSYAAAVAMAGAERRVVGLVERDGRFALDVEGLRAAVTGRTRAILINSPHNPTGTVFTRAELEAVAALCVEHDLIAITDEVYEHLVFDDAEHLPLATFPGMRDRTVSISSAGKTFNCTGWKIGWVCASPELVAAVKAAKQFITFVSGGPFQPAVAHALDHELPWAEDLRTSLQGKRDRLASGLAEAGFAVRPTAGTYFVCVDVRPLGFDDAAELAWELPERVGVAAVPVKVFTDHPEEWKHLLRFAFCKRNEVIDEAVTRLRKLR
- a CDS encoding DUF445 domain-containing protein, with the protein product MEQLTPAKVTPADPPGGTAAEDEKRRGLRKMKMVALSFLLGATVIFLLTSWAEAAGWPAWVGYVRAAAEAGMVGALADWFAVTALFRHPLRIKIPHTAIIPSKKDALGSSLGDFVGSNFLSETVVREKLSRIEVSKRLGGWLSQPANAERVTSELATVVRAAVKVLRDEDVQAIMEQAVVKRIVDKPWGPPLGKILAGVFADGAHHKLVDLMCDRAYEWVRDNHTTMLRVVSDRAPSWSPKFVDEMLADKVYGEVLSFVWAVKTDVNHPMRLALDKFLGEFAQDLQTDPEVMARAEQVKSQMLGHDEVQKLIGSAWATAKEMLLNAAEDPSSELRRRVRTGLESLGGRLVSDDHIRSKVDTWVEGAAAYVVTHYSKEITTIITDTVERWDAEETSRKIELQVGRDLQFIRINGTVVGALAGLVIYAVAQLLF